In Armatimonadota bacterium, the genomic window GGCCGGACCGTCACGCCCCCGACGCGGAATTCGCCCTCCAGCGCGGGCTCGACGCCGGCGGCGTCGTAGGGACGGACCGCCCCCCGCGCGCTGTCCCAGATCTGCTCCTTGCCGTCGATGCGGAGGAAGAAGCCGTCGGGCCCGACAAGAAAGGGGGCGTTGGTGTAGCGGAGCAGGTAGTCGCGGTCGATGGTGCCTTGAGCGATCAATCGGTGGCACAGGGCCAGCGCCAGGGCCAGGTCTGTCCCCGGGCGGATGGGCAGCCACTCATCGACGAAGGGCCCGGCTCCCCGCAGCCGGGGGTCGACGACCACGACCTTCAGCCCCCGCTCCTTCGCCGCCGCCAGCTGCTGGGGCCAGGTGATCCAGCACAGCTGGTTGCCGCCGGCGTTGGTGATATTCCAGCCCCAGGCCAGCAGATACCGCGTGTGCCGGAAGTCCGGGTGCAGCACGCCCGACGTCCCGATGGTGTACTCGCTGGCCCGGTACCCCGCGTCGGAGCAAAAGGCGCCGTGGTGAAGTTTGGTCGCCCCGCTGGCCTTGACGAAGGCTTCGTCGTAGAACGCCTTGCCCTTGCTGCGGCCCTTCTGCCAGACCAGGAGGCGAGGATCCCTGGCCCGCGCTTCTTTGATCTTGTCCGCCACCAGCGCCAGCGCCTCGTCCCACGAGGCCCGGCGCCACTGCCCCGGAACCCCCTTGGCGTTGGTCCGGACCAGCGGCGTCTTCACGCGATGGGGATCGTAGATGGCCATGATCTGGGCCACGCCCTTGGGACACAGCGTGCCGGCGTTGAGCGGGTTACCGGGGTGACCCTCCAGCTTCACCAGCCGACCGTTGATGCGTCGGGCCAGAAGGCCGCAGTCCTGCTTGCCGATCCAGCAGGTGGTGGGGACCCACTCCTCCTCCCCGGAAGTCGCTGGTGCGGCGCCGCTTCGAACAAGAGTCTGGAGACCGCCAGGGAGGAACCGGGAGGCGGCCAGGATCCCCCCGACGGCCGCCGAGCCCTTAACAAACGTGCGTCGGGTGACCCTCACCGCTCCGCCACAGGGGGATTCGAGCTCGGCTGGGGAAATCGGCAGCGGCCTCCCCGCTCTCCTTTCGAAGGGGTCACAGGAGACACTCTGGGTAAGCATATAGCACGAAGGAACTAGCCGCGCATCGGGCGGCGACCTGATGCCTCACCGATTGGTGCGTTCCCTGGGGGGTCCTGCCGGCCGGAGGAGGAGAGAAGGCCTGGATCTTTTCCTGGCAGGGGCGGAGGGATTCGAACCCCCAACATCCGGTTTTGGAGACCGGCGCTCTGCCAGTTAGAGCTACGCCCCTGCGGACAACCGAACTGCTCTACCTCTCACTATAGCCAAAGAGCGAAACGCTGACGAGAGGGAAACCCCATCCCGGGCGCTACCGGGTCTCGCGGTGCGTCGTGTGCTTCCGGCACCACGGGCAGTACTTCTCCAGCTCGAGCCGGTCGGGGTCGTTCTTCTTGTTCTTCGTCGTGGTGTAGTTCCGCCGCTTGCACACCGAGCAGGCCAGGGTGATGATCTCGCGGACCATGGGCTACTCCACCACCTTGGTCACCACGCCGGCCCCCACGGTGTGCCCGCCTTCCCGAATCGCAAACCGCAGCCCCTCCTCCAGCGCCACCGGGGTGATCAGCCGAACCTCCATCGTGATGTTGTCCCCCGGCATCACCATCTCCACGCCCTCCGGCAACGTGATGTCCCCCGTCACGTCCGTCGTCCGAAAGTAAAACTGCGGCCGGTACCCCGTGAAGAACGGCGTGTGCCGCCCCCCCTCCTCCTTCGTCAGCACGTACACCTCCGAGCGAAACTTCGTGTGCGGCTTGATCGACCCCGGCTTCGCCAGCACCATCCCCCGCTCCACTTCGTCCTTCTCTACCCCCCGCAGCAGCACCCCGACGTTGTCCCCCGCCACCGCCTCGTCCAACGTCTTCCGGAACATCTCGATCCCCGTCACCACCGTCTTCTTCGCCTGCTCCCGCAGCCCGACAATCTCTACCTCTTCCCCCACCCGCAGCTTCCCCCGCTCCACCCGCCCCGTCGCCACCGTCCCCCGCCCCGTGATCGTGAAGATGTCCTCCACCGCCATCAGAAACGGCTTGTCTACCTCCCGCTGCGGCGTCGGAATGTAACTGTCCACCGCGTCCATCAACGCCCAGATCCGGTCCACCCACTCGTTCTGCCCCCGCTTGATCGCCCCCGGCGCCTGCTCCAACACCTCCAGCGCCTTCGTCGCCGACCCCCGCACCACCGGCACCTTCTCCCCCGGAAACTGGTACCGCGTCAGCAACTCCCGCACTTCGACCTCCACCAGGTCCAGCAGCTCCGGATCGTCCACCATGTCCACCTTGTTCAAAAACACCACGATGTACGGCACGTTCACCTGCCGCGCCAGCAGCACGTGCTCCCGCGTCTGCGGCATCGGCCCGTCCGCCGCCGACACCACCAGAATCGCCCCGTCCATCTGCGCCGCCCCCGTGATCATGTTCTTGATGTAGTCCGCATGCCCCGGGGCGTCAATGTGCGCGTAGTGCCGCTTCTCCGTCTCGTACTCCACGTGGCTGATGTTGATCGTCAGCCCCCGCGCCTTCTCCTCCGGCGCATTGTCAATGTCGTAGTACCCCTTGGCCTCCGTCACCCCGATCCCCGCCAGCGTGTGCGTGATCGCCGCCGTCAGCGTCGTCTTCCCGTGGTCCACGTGTCCGATCGTCCCAATGTTCACGTGCGGCTTCGTCCGCTCAAACTTCGCCTTGGCCATCGTCCGCCCCCGACAATCGGTCTATTTTCGTGATAATGACTCGTCCCCCGCAGGCCCCTGGGCGGCCGGCGGGTGACGAGTCACACCGGTGGAGCCCACGACCGGATTCGAACCGGTGACCTTGTCCTTACCAAGGACACGCTCTGCCACCTGAGCTACGTGGGCGTTACGCAGGTATTATAGGGGCGCCCCCATACCGTTTCAAGCCTCGGGAACCAGGCCTAGGCAGGAGTCGGCGCGGGCATACCGAAGGGGAGGACGATTCAACACAGGAGGGAGGGAGGACACATTGGACTGGGTCTGGTGGGTCGTCGCACTGGCGCTGATCTGGTTCCTCTTCTTCCGCAGCAAGTAGTCGGTTGCGGCTCCTGGTGTTGATGGTCGATGACCAAGCCCCGGTTGCCGCCGGGGCTTTCTTCTCTTCCGGAGCCTCAGTATAATGGAGGCCGAGCGGGCGGGAGTAGCTCAGAGGTAGAGCGTCTCCTTGCCAAGGAGAAGGTCGCGGGTTCAAGTCCCGTCTCCCGCTCCAGCCTGTGCCGGGCGGCGTAGCCAAGAGGCAAGGCAGGGGTCTGCAAAACCCCCATTCCCCGGTTCGAATCCGGGCGCCGCCTCCAGAATCCGGAAGATGGGGCGGTCCATCGGAGTGGTGCCCAGGGTGGGAGTCGAACCCACACGGCCCTGGCGGGCCAGGAGAGTTTAAGTCTCCAGCGGCTGCCGGTTACGCCACCTGGGCGCGGTCACCAGGCATTGTAGCACAGGGTCAGGACCAGAAGGTGCGCCGGCGCTGGGTGCGCAGCAGATAGAGGAAGAACGGCGCGCCGAGCGCCGCCGTCACGATCCCGACGGGGATCTCTCCCGGGGCGGCGGCAGCCCGGGCGACCGCGTCGGCGACCAGCATCGTGCACCCCCCGGCCAGCGCCGCGGCCGGCAGCAGACGCCGGTGGTCGGGTCCCACCACCAGCCGCAAAAGGTGCGGCACCACCAGTCCGACGAAGCCGATCAGGCCGCTCGCGGCCACCGCCGCCGCGGCCATCAGGGAGGCGGCCGCGATCAGGGCGGCACGCGCCTGTCCGGGCTGCGCCCCCAGCGAGCGGGCCGTCTCATCGCCCAGGACCAGCAGGTTCAGGTCACGGGCCCGCGTCCAGGCGATCAGATAGCCCGCGGCGACGTAGGGCGCCGTCAGTAGCACGTGGGGCCAGGACCGTCCGCCGAATCCGCCCATCAGCCAGAAGATCACCTGCTGCAGGCTCTCGCCGCCGAGCAGCTGCATCGCGGAGATGACCGCGGCGAGAAAGGCGCCGACGGCCACCCCGGCCAGCAGGAGGTGCTCGACCACCACCTCGCCCCGGAACCAGGCCAGCCGGTAGACGAGGAGGGTGACGAGCACGGCTCCGGCGAACGCCGCCAGGCTCACGCCGCCGACGCCGAGCAGCGGGATGGTGAAGCCGAAGACGATGGCCGCCGTGGCCCCGAGGGCCGCCCCCGCGGAGACGCCGATGATGTACGGGTCGGCCATCGGATTGCGGAACACTCCCTGCAGTACCGTCCCCGAGGCGGCCAGCGCCACCCCCACCACGGCGGCCAGCGCGATCCGGGGCAGCCGCACCTGCAGGACGATGGTGCGTGTGACCTCGTCCGCGGCCGGGCCCACCCCGAGCGCCCCGAGGACCGCCGCCGGGGGAAGGCGCACCGACCCGACGGCGGCGCTGCCGACGGCGAAAAGGACCAGCGCCGTGCCCAGGACGGCCAGAACCGGCCACGTCGCCCCGGGCCGCTCACCCGCCGCCTGTATCCGGCGCGCGCCCTCCACCCGGGCCATCGATGCTAGCGCTTTCCCTCCACGATCGAGAAGAACTCGGCCCGCGTGCGTGCATCCTCGCGGAAGAGGCCGCGCGTCGCGGAGGTGACGACGAGGCTACCCGGCTTTCTCACCCCGCGCATCGTCATGCAGGTATGGGTGGCTTCGATGACGACCGCGGCCCCGCGGGCCTTCAACCCTCCCTCGCACAGGAAGTCCGCGATCTGCGAGGTGAGCCGTTCCTGCACCTGGGGCCGCCGGGCCAGGATCTCCACGAGGCGCGCCACCTTGCTCACGCCCAGGAGGCGCCCCTGGGGGATGTAGCCGACGTGCGCCAGGCCGTGGAAGGGCAGGAAGTGATGCTCGCAGAGGGAGTCAAAGGGAATGTCTTTGACCACGACCATCTCGTGATGGTTTTCGTCGTCGAACCCGACCTCGAGCAACTCGCCGGGATCCTGCCCCAGTCCGCTGAACAACTCCCCGTACATCTCGGCGATGCGCCGGGGGGTATCCCGCAGCCCCTCGCGGCCGGGATCCTCGCCGATGGCGACGATGATATCCCGCACCGCCCGTTCAATGACCGATTTGTCCATGCTGACCAGCCTCCTCGGGAGTCGGGACCCTGCGGTGACCGAGGAAGAACTCCATCATCCGGGCCACGCGCACCATGACCTGCACATCGTGCACCCGGAGCATGTTGGCGCCCTGGGCCGCGGCGAACGCCACGGCCGCCGCGGTGCCCTCCAGCAGCTCGTCGGGATGCAGTCGCAGCAGGTCGCGGATGTAGTCCTTGCGCGAGGTGGCGACGAAGATGGGACAGCCCAGGCTGCGCAGTTCGGGCAGCCGCCGCATCAGCTCCAGATCGCGGGCCGGATGCTTGCCGAAGTTCAGCCCGGGATCGACCAGCAGGCGGTCCCGGGGCACCCCGCGGGCGACGAGGTCGTCGATCCGCCGCGCCAGGAACGCCGCCACCCAGTCCATCATCGACGGCACGGGCACATCTTCGTAGTGCTGCTTGGGGCGGCCGTGGAGGTGCATGATCACCAGCCCCGCCCCGCCCGCCCTGACGACCTCCGCCATCCGCGGGTCGTTCGCCCCGCTGATGTCGTTGATCAGGACCGCCCCGGCGTCGATCGCGGCCCGGGCCACCTCGGCCTTGTAGGTGTCCACGGCCACCGGCAGCGGGAAGCGTCGGGTCAGTTCCCGCACCAGGGGGGCGACGCGGCCGATCTCCTCGGCCGCCGGCAACGGGACGCCCTGCTGCGCCGACTCTCCGCCGACCTCGATGAGATCGGCGCCCTGGCGCACGATCTCCTCCGCCCGCCGCAGCGCCGCATCCATCCCGAAATCCCGGCCGCGGTCAAAGAAGGAGTCCGGGGTGTTGTTCAGGATGCCGGCGATATAGAGGCGCGCGGCGAAGTCGAAGGTGAAGGAGCCGAGCGTCATCCTGGGCGGCGGAGTCCCGATCCTGGCCAGGACCTCGCGCAGGGCGGCCCCCACCGCCCCCCCGGCGCGAGCGGCCAGGCGATCGAGTTGACTGAGCGTCCCGGCCAGGACGAGCGCCCACTGGCCGTCGTCGGCGACCCCGGCCGGCCCCACCGGCGACGACCATCCGGACTCGGCGCGGAAGGATGCCGCGGCGGCGCGGAGCGCATCCTCCGGACCGATCAGGCGGATCTTCTGAAAGGTCGTCTCGCGGGGCTCACCCGGCCTCGCCAGCGGGGCGAGCGCCCAGGCCCGGACGGCACGGTGGATCACGCCGGTCACAACGCCATCATAACAGAGGGCTATTCCGGCACCGACCCGGCGCGGGGATCAGTGCTGGCCGAGCGATCCGTCCAGCCGGCTGCGATACTCGAGCCGCCGCAGCATTCCCAGCCCGGCCACGACCATTAGCACCATGAACAGTCCGCCCACCGCGGCCTGCAGGGGCAGCGGAAGAATCGGCGTGGTTCCAAGCAGCAGGGCCCGGATGCCGTCGTAGCCGTAGGTCAGCGGCAGGACCAGCGACAGCAGCACCATCGGCCGGGGGAGGACGAAGATCGGGTAATCGCGACCACTCAGCAGGCCGAGGGTGAAGTGGCTCACA contains:
- the rpmG gene encoding 50S ribosomal protein L33, coding for MVREIITLACSVCKRRNYTTTKNKKNDPDRLELEKYCPWCRKHTTHRETR
- the tuf gene encoding elongation factor Tu — protein: MAKAKFERTKPHVNIGTIGHVDHGKTTLTAAITHTLAGIGVTEAKGYYDIDNAPEEKARGLTINISHVEYETEKRHYAHIDAPGHADYIKNMITGAAQMDGAILVVSAADGPMPQTREHVLLARQVNVPYIVVFLNKVDMVDDPELLDLVEVEVRELLTRYQFPGEKVPVVRGSATKALEVLEQAPGAIKRGQNEWVDRIWALMDAVDSYIPTPQREVDKPFLMAVEDIFTITGRGTVATGRVERGKLRVGEEVEIVGLREQAKKTVVTGIEMFRKTLDEAVAGDNVGVLLRGVEKDEVERGMVLAKPGSIKPHTKFRSEVYVLTKEEGGRHTPFFTGYRPQFYFRTTDVTGDITLPEGVEMVMPGDNITMEVRLITPVALEEGLRFAIREGGHTVGAGVVTKVVE
- the folP gene encoding dihydropteroate synthase, producing MTGVIHRAVRAWALAPLARPGEPRETTFQKIRLIGPEDALRAAAASFRAESGWSSPVGPAGVADDGQWALVLAGTLSQLDRLAARAGGAVGAALREVLARIGTPPPRMTLGSFTFDFAARLYIAGILNNTPDSFFDRGRDFGMDAALRRAEEIVRQGADLIEVGGESAQQGVPLPAAEEIGRVAPLVRELTRRFPLPVAVDTYKAEVARAAIDAGAVLINDISGANDPRMAEVVRAGGAGLVIMHLHGRPKQHYEDVPVPSMMDWVAAFLARRIDDLVARGVPRDRLLVDPGLNFGKHPARDLELMRRLPELRSLGCPIFVATSRKDYIRDLLRLHPDELLEGTAAAVAFAAAQGANMLRVHDVQVMVRVARMMEFFLGHRRVPTPEEAGQHGQIGH
- a CDS encoding iron chelate uptake ABC transporter family permease subunit; translated protein: MARVEGARRIQAAGERPGATWPVLAVLGTALVLFAVGSAAVGSVRLPPAAVLGALGVGPAADEVTRTIVLQVRLPRIALAAVVGVALAASGTVLQGVFRNPMADPYIIGVSAGAALGATAAIVFGFTIPLLGVGGVSLAAFAGAVLVTLLVYRLAWFRGEVVVEHLLLAGVAVGAFLAAVISAMQLLGGESLQQVIFWLMGGFGGRSWPHVLLTAPYVAAGYLIAWTRARDLNLLVLGDETARSLGAQPGQARAALIAAASLMAAAAVAASGLIGFVGLVVPHLLRLVVGPDHRRLLPAAALAGGCTMLVADAVARAAAAPGEIPVGIVTAALGAPFFLYLLRTQRRRTFWS
- the folE gene encoding GTP cyclohydrolase I FolE → MDKSVIERAVRDIIVAIGEDPGREGLRDTPRRIAEMYGELFSGLGQDPGELLEVGFDDENHHEMVVVKDIPFDSLCEHHFLPFHGLAHVGYIPQGRLLGVSKVARLVEILARRPQVQERLTSQIADFLCEGGLKARGAAVVIEATHTCMTMRGVRKPGSLVVTSATRGLFREDARTRAEFFSIVEGKR